The window GGCTACCGGAAGGCGATGCGGATCATGCACCTCGCGGCTCGCTTCCGCAGGCCGATCATCTCGTTCGTGGACACGCCGGGCGCCTACCCGGGCATCCACGCGGAGGAGCGCGGCCAGGCCGAGGCCATCGCCGACAACCTGGCCGAGATGTCACGGCTGCCGGTGCCGATCGTGGTCGTGGTGACCGGGGAGGGCGGCTCCGGCGGCGCGCTCGCCCTCGGCATCGGCGATCGAATCCTGATGCTGGAGCACGCGATCTACTCCGTGATCTCCCCCGAGGGTTGCGCCGCGATCCTGTGGAAGGACCAGAGCCGCGCCGAGGATGCCGCGAAGGCCCTGCGCCTCACGGCGAACGACCTCAAGCACTTCGGGGTCGTGGACGAGGTGCTGAGCGAGCCGTTTGGCGGCGCCCACATGAACCCTCGCGCGACGGCGGAGGCCGTGGGGACCGCGATCCGGCGTCATCTCCGGCAGCTGCGCAAGGTCAAGGCCGATGCGCTGCTCACGCGCAGGTACAAGAAGTACCGCGCGCTCGGCCAGTACTCCGACCGCTAGCCCGCATTTCTCACCGCCCTCCTGAATTGAGGTGGAACTGACTGGTAGGCGCTGCCAGAGGAGGTCGGTGCGAAATGCGGGCCCTGTGGAGAAGTGGCTGTAGGTTCTTGGAGGAAGCTGGGAAGCCCGCGGGGCGTGGTCGGCGCGCACACCGATGGCAGGCACCTGGCGAGGGCTGGTCGTGCTGGGCGCGGTCGGCGCCGGGCGCACCGGTGCCTCGCCGCCCGCCAGTTGCGCTACTCTCGTTGGCGAAATGAGGCGCACGCCGCTGCTCCAGGGGACCACATGAACGCGCTCACGCGCCGATGGATCCGCGTCGTCACCGCGGCCCTGATGGTGGTGTCGATCGCCGCACTGGTGGTGATCGGCATCGAGCGGTCACGGCGGATGGCGCGCCCGGCCTCGGACCGGCAGGCGCCGGTCGCCGACGGCGAGACCGACGACCCCGCGATCGGCGTCTACACCGGGTTCGAGTACGTCGAGAGCGTGGCAGGCAAGGCGATCTTCGCCCTGCGGTCGCTGCGGACGCTCGGACGATCGTCCGGCTGGCACGAGATCGAGGGCGTCCAGCTGCAGCTCTTCGAGGGCGGCGTGCCGGGGCCGGTGGTGACCGCGGCCGAGGCCAGCTTCAACGTCGAGACCCGCGACGCCGAGCTGAGAGGCCCGATCCACGTCAGCTTCCCGAGTGGCGCCACCGTCACCACCCAGAGCGGTCACTTCGAGGCGAGCAGCCGCAGCTTCGTCACCGACTCGGAGGTGGTGTTCATGAACGGGGACACCGTCGCCGAGGCCGGGCGCGCGGTCTACCTGATGAGCGACGACCGATTGGTGCTGGCCGGTGGCGCGCTGCTGTCGTCGGGAGCGACCATGCTCCAGGCGCCGACCATCGAGTATCGCCGCGACCGCCAGTCGATCGAGTTTCC of the Thermoanaerobaculales bacterium genome contains:
- a CDS encoding acetyl-CoA carboxylase carboxyltransferase subunit alpha; protein product: MASPITPFLEPIERLRDEIAGLEASAPGDRSAAARLRDARRELKATIDSIFSTLTPWQRCQIARHPERPYTLDYIDAIFTGFTQLHGDRRFADDPAIVAGFAMLDGDPVAVVGHQKGRDTNEKLRRNFGMPRPEGYRKAMRIMHLAARFRRPIISFVDTPGAYPGIHAEERGQAEAIADNLAEMSRLPVPIVVVVTGEGGSGGALALGIGDRILMLEHAIYSVISPEGCAAILWKDQSRAEDAAKALRLTANDLKHFGVVDEVLSEPFGGAHMNPRATAEAVGTAIRRHLRQLRKVKADALLTRRYKKYRALGQYSDR